A stretch of Phytoactinopolyspora mesophila DNA encodes these proteins:
- a CDS encoding excisionase family DNA-binding protein — MERLLTVGQAAELLGTTPRFPRRLISGRRIRYVRVGRHVRIPAKALADFIEAGTVEPRRRHRERVL, encoded by the coding sequence ATGGAACGCCTACTCACCGTCGGCCAGGCCGCCGAACTGCTGGGAACGACACCCCGATTTCCACGGCGGCTCATCTCCGGACGACGTATCCGCTACGTGAGAGTTGGTCGCCACGTGCGCATCCCGGCCAAGGCGCTGGCGGACTTCATCGAGGCTGGCACCGTGGAACCGCGCCGCCGACACCGTGAGCGGGTGCTGTGA
- a CDS encoding replication initiator, with the protein MCRSKAHDRDHLGLGGRRVLVSRKWTGKTLTEHKADRAAIVRTVLEDAGIEMDDHGEFSATATRPDGAPRYHWSPVKPGDTDAPSYLRLIAHAITRRQAWREQYEQAKQRAGPPGPNLSATIPGAATAA; encoded by the coding sequence CTGTGCCGGTCGAAAGCCCATGACCGGGACCATCTCGGCCTGGGCGGGCGCCGGGTCCTGGTCTCGCGTAAATGGACTGGTAAGACGTTGACCGAGCACAAGGCCGACCGGGCCGCCATCGTCCGGACCGTCCTCGAAGACGCCGGCATTGAGATGGACGACCACGGCGAGTTTTCGGCAACCGCCACCCGGCCAGACGGCGCACCCCGCTACCACTGGTCACCCGTCAAACCCGGCGACACCGACGCGCCCTCGTACCTGCGGCTCATCGCCCACGCCATCACCCGACGACAGGCCTGGCGTGAGCAATACGAGCAAGCCAAACAACGCGCCGGGCCACCCGGCCCGAATCTTTCGGCAACCATCCCCGGAGCCGCCACAGCGGCATGA
- a CDS encoding cupin domain-containing protein, protein MAVVRGRLRDVSAAPPQGELTEDIVSVRNLVVEQILSGSVEPVDYVQDQDEWVVVLDGAAVLEIDGERHDLVRGDWMLLPAGTPHRLVSTQLGTNWLAVHLHPVSSTGGGGV, encoded by the coding sequence ATGGCTGTGGTCCGAGGCAGGCTGCGGGACGTATCAGCTGCGCCGCCGCAGGGTGAGCTCACCGAAGACATCGTGTCGGTGCGTAACCTCGTCGTGGAGCAGATCCTGAGCGGCTCGGTCGAGCCGGTCGACTATGTCCAGGACCAGGACGAATGGGTCGTGGTGCTCGACGGCGCCGCGGTCCTGGAGATCGACGGCGAGCGGCATGATCTTGTCCGGGGTGACTGGATGCTGCTCCCCGCGGGCACACCGCATCGTCTGGTTTCGACCCAGCTCGGCACGAACTGGCTGGCGGTGCATCTTCACCCGGTTTCATCGACCGGCGGCGGCGGCGTTTAG
- a CDS encoding VOC family protein: MGVFIGSVVLNVSDSERAAEFWSQALGYVARSNNPEFLHPEKRRSTSATRLDHSAGAHLHLDRGDKMHIDLWVDEGSDLEAEVERLVSLGATRVEWSYPEGAQHVVLADTEGNLFCVCR, from the coding sequence ATGGGCGTTTTCATCGGATCCGTGGTGCTGAATGTGTCGGACAGCGAGAGGGCTGCCGAATTCTGGAGCCAAGCCCTCGGATACGTTGCGCGCTCCAACAACCCGGAGTTCCTTCATCCTGAGAAGAGGCGTTCCACTTCGGCCACTCGGCTGGACCACAGCGCGGGTGCGCACCTTCACCTCGACAGGGGTGACAAAATGCATATCGACCTCTGGGTGGACGAGGGCTCTGACCTCGAAGCCGAGGTCGAGCGGCTCGTTTCTCTCGGCGCCACCCGAGTTGAATGGTCGTATCCGGAAGGCGCTCAACATGTAGTTCTCGCCGACACCGAAGGCAATCTCTTCTGCGTGTGCCGTTAG
- a CDS encoding TetR/AcrR family transcriptional regulator: MVRNPERRTTLLNAAIDVLAAQGARGLTFRAVDTAADVPVGTTSNYFPNRDELLRQAGEHVFVRLTPDDTTTAALLDDDRDRDHERRLMQDLLRRAEADRAGYLAMFELRLEAVRRPELRAAFTRGFRANLEQIVQTHVDGGFPGNRTTAVLLYVAMSGLLLEHLTLPGVLGEEHIDEVVAALVETIVPG; encoded by the coding sequence ATGGTCCGGAATCCAGAGCGACGCACCACGCTGCTCAACGCAGCGATCGACGTCCTCGCCGCTCAGGGGGCACGCGGGCTGACCTTCCGCGCCGTCGACACCGCCGCCGACGTCCCAGTCGGCACCACGTCGAACTACTTTCCCAACCGTGACGAACTGCTTCGACAGGCCGGCGAACACGTCTTCGTCCGGCTCACCCCGGACGACACCACCACCGCCGCGCTTCTCGATGATGATCGCGACCGCGACCATGAACGGCGGCTCATGCAAGACCTGCTCCGGCGTGCCGAGGCAGACCGAGCCGGCTATCTTGCGATGTTCGAGCTGCGGTTGGAGGCTGTGCGCCGGCCAGAGCTGCGCGCGGCCTTCACCCGCGGGTTCCGCGCCAACCTGGAACAGATCGTGCAGACACACGTCGACGGTGGCTTCCCCGGAAACCGCACCACCGCGGTGCTGCTCTATGTCGCGATGAGCGGCCTGCTCCTAGAGCACCTGACCCTGCCGGGTGTGCTGGGCGAGGAGCACATCGACGAGGTCGTGGCGGCACTGGTCGAAACGATCGTGCCGGGCTGA
- a CDS encoding dihydrofolate reductase family protein, which translates to MRELVYYIAMTIDGYICGPADEVDFYPSSDEYTAWMIQRYGDALPTHVRRQVGVDDAPNQNFDTIVMGRRTYDPALDIGITSPYAHLRQYVVSRSLTESPDPAVQIIDDDPVAAVRALKAEDSPLDIYLAGGARIAGQLLPEIDRLIVKQYPVVAGAGLPMFASEFSPTAFDLTDVQTFAGGNAVLDYRRPSSP; encoded by the coding sequence ATGCGTGAACTCGTCTACTACATCGCCATGACGATCGATGGCTACATCTGCGGACCAGCCGATGAGGTCGACTTCTACCCTAGTTCCGATGAGTACACCGCATGGATGATCCAGCGCTACGGTGACGCGCTGCCCACGCACGTGCGTCGCCAGGTGGGCGTCGACGACGCTCCGAACCAGAACTTCGACACCATCGTCATGGGCCGGCGCACCTACGACCCAGCACTGGACATTGGGATTACCAGCCCGTATGCCCACTTGCGGCAATACGTCGTCTCCCGCTCGCTGACGGAGAGCCCGGACCCGGCGGTGCAGATCATCGACGACGATCCGGTCGCCGCGGTCCGAGCGCTCAAGGCGGAGGATTCGCCGCTGGACATCTACCTGGCCGGTGGAGCTCGAATCGCGGGACAGTTGCTGCCCGAGATCGACCGGCTGATCGTGAAGCAGTACCCCGTCGTGGCAGGAGCCGGGCTGCCAATGTTCGCCAGTGAGTTCTCGCCGACTGCCTTCGACCTTACCGACGTCCAGACGTTCGCCGGCGGCAACGCCGTCCTGGATTACCGACGTCCGTCGTCGCCATGA
- a CDS encoding VOC family protein, whose amino-acid sequence MAIARLPSVVIDCPDPSALARFYGALLDWKVEVSSDWADVRGEYGQCISFQQVEDYAPPEWPSQQAPQQMHVDVVVDDLDAAESAVLALGATKHEHQPGANFRVFLDPAGHPFCLCAD is encoded by the coding sequence ATGGCTATCGCACGCTTGCCGAGTGTCGTCATCGACTGTCCCGACCCGAGCGCTCTCGCCAGGTTCTACGGAGCGTTGCTGGACTGGAAGGTCGAGGTCTCCTCCGACTGGGCCGACGTCCGAGGCGAATACGGTCAATGCATCTCGTTCCAGCAGGTCGAGGATTACGCGCCGCCTGAATGGCCGAGCCAGCAGGCGCCTCAGCAGATGCATGTCGATGTGGTCGTCGACGACCTCGACGCCGCCGAGTCGGCGGTGCTAGCGCTCGGCGCGACCAAGCACGAGCACCAGCCCGGTGCAAACTTCAGGGTGTTTCTCGACCCGGCCGGTCACCCCTTCTGCCTCTGCGCGGACTGA
- a CDS encoding MFS transporter: MITTMTPADRRAGPRQWAGLAVLALPTILIALDLTVLYMALPHLGADLGASNTQMLWITDIYGFMVAGLLITMGTIGDRIGRRRLLLIGAAAFGVASVLAAYSSSAEMLIVTRALLGIAGATLMPSTLSLIGTIFNDPKQRGLAIGIWGMSFSLGTAIGPAVGGAMLQNFWWGSVFLLGVPVMVLLLATGPVLLPEYRAPVAARTDLASVALSLGAILPVVYGIKEIAKNQALTPAPAAIVALGVIMGWLFVRRQHRLTDPLLDLRMFRDRRFSGAVAGLLMAAITLSAVMLFFTQYVQLVEGMSPLRAGLWFLPLAAAFVVSSVVAPLLARRVRPAFVITGGLSLAVVGLVVLTQLQAASGLAVLVAGSTIFAFGVVPLLALGTDMVVSSAPQEKTGSAAATSETGSELGMALGIATLGSVGTAVYSDQLAGTIPAAVPDPAAAVARDSFASAFAVAEELPTALAGDLIAAARDAFTTGLNTVAAISAALLALIAVLVVAVLRHARPLGAENDTPETRNISPNP; this comes from the coding sequence ATGATCACCACGATGACTCCGGCCGACCGCCGGGCCGGACCGCGGCAGTGGGCCGGACTGGCGGTGCTCGCCTTGCCGACGATCTTGATTGCCCTGGACCTGACCGTCCTGTATATGGCTCTTCCCCACCTCGGAGCCGATCTGGGCGCGAGCAACACCCAGATGCTATGGATCACCGACATCTACGGATTCATGGTCGCCGGGCTCCTCATCACGATGGGGACGATCGGCGACCGGATCGGCCGCCGCCGGCTCCTGCTGATCGGCGCTGCGGCATTCGGCGTCGCCTCGGTACTCGCCGCCTACTCCTCCAGCGCTGAGATGCTGATCGTGACCAGGGCTCTGCTCGGCATCGCCGGAGCTACCTTGATGCCGTCCACGCTGTCGCTGATCGGGACCATATTCAACGATCCCAAGCAGCGGGGTCTGGCCATCGGCATCTGGGGCATGTCCTTCTCGCTGGGCACCGCCATCGGTCCCGCCGTGGGCGGCGCGATGTTGCAGAACTTCTGGTGGGGGTCGGTTTTCCTCCTGGGTGTTCCCGTGATGGTGCTCCTACTCGCCACCGGCCCCGTGTTGCTGCCGGAGTACCGCGCTCCGGTGGCGGCGCGGACCGATCTCGCCAGCGTCGCGCTGTCTTTGGGTGCCATCCTGCCCGTCGTTTACGGAATCAAGGAGATCGCCAAGAACCAGGCTCTGACACCTGCACCGGCAGCGATCGTGGCGCTCGGCGTGATCATGGGGTGGCTGTTCGTGCGCCGGCAGCACAGGCTCACCGACCCGCTCCTGGACCTGCGGATGTTTCGCGATCGCCGGTTCTCCGGTGCGGTGGCCGGCCTTCTGATGGCAGCGATCACCTTGTCCGCCGTGATGCTCTTCTTCACCCAATACGTGCAGCTGGTCGAGGGCATGTCGCCGCTACGTGCCGGACTCTGGTTCCTCCCGCTGGCGGCAGCGTTCGTGGTCAGCTCGGTGGTCGCTCCGCTGCTAGCCCGAAGGGTGCGGCCGGCGTTCGTGATCACTGGTGGCCTGTCGCTCGCCGTCGTCGGCCTCGTCGTGCTGACGCAGCTGCAAGCAGCGTCCGGGTTGGCTGTCCTGGTGGCCGGTAGCACCATCTTCGCCTTCGGCGTGGTGCCGCTACTTGCCCTCGGAACCGACATGGTCGTCAGTTCCGCCCCGCAGGAGAAGACCGGATCGGCCGCTGCCACCTCCGAGACGGGAAGTGAGCTGGGTATGGCGTTGGGAATCGCCACCCTGGGAAGCGTCGGAACCGCCGTATACAGCGATCAATTGGCCGGCACGATCCCGGCCGCGGTCCCGGATCCAGCGGCAGCTGTTGCCCGCGACAGCTTCGCCAGCGCCTTCGCGGTAGCCGAGGAACTTCCTACAGCGCTCGCCGGGGACCTCATCGCCGCTGCCCGGGACGCGTTCACCACCGGATTGAACACCGTGGCGGCGATCAGTGCCGCCCTCCTGGCTTTGATCGCCGTGCTCGTCGTGGCCGTACTGCGGCACGCACGTCCGCTCGGCGCTGAGAACGACACACCAGAAACCCGCAATATCAGTCCCAACCCTTGA
- the wrbA gene encoding NAD(P)H:quinone oxidoreductase: protein MTVPQARIAIVYYSSTGNVYRLAQAFADGAADAGADVRLRRVPELAPDAAVDSNPDWRSHLDATAHIQLVTLDDLKWANGYAFGTPTRYGNVSAQLRQFFDTTGGLWEAGELANKPATGFTSSFFPHGGQESTLISLYKTMCHWGSIVVPTGYVDYEIAAAAGGNPYGVSFVEEQADDDAHVKAVLEAARNQGRRLAEAAVMLGALSNRDVA, encoded by the coding sequence ATGACCGTCCCCCAAGCCCGGATCGCCATCGTCTACTATTCGTCCACCGGCAACGTGTACCGGCTGGCGCAAGCGTTCGCCGACGGCGCCGCGGATGCCGGTGCGGATGTGCGGCTGCGTCGCGTGCCCGAGCTCGCCCCGGATGCGGCCGTCGACTCCAACCCGGATTGGCGTTCGCATCTGGACGCCACCGCGCACATTCAACTGGTCACGCTCGACGACTTGAAATGGGCCAACGGCTACGCCTTCGGGACGCCGACTCGATACGGAAACGTCAGTGCCCAGCTTCGGCAGTTCTTCGACACCACGGGCGGGCTCTGGGAAGCAGGAGAGCTTGCCAACAAGCCGGCGACGGGTTTCACCAGCAGCTTCTTCCCGCACGGCGGGCAAGAGTCCACCCTGATCTCGCTGTACAAGACCATGTGCCACTGGGGATCGATCGTCGTTCCTACGGGATATGTCGATTACGAGATCGCGGCGGCCGCCGGTGGGAATCCGTACGGCGTCAGCTTCGTCGAGGAGCAAGCGGACGACGATGCTCACGTCAAAGCGGTGCTGGAAGCAGCACGGAACCAGGGAAGGCGCCTCGCCGAGGCCGCGGTGATGTTGGGGGCGCTGTCGAACCGGGACGTGGCGTGA
- a CDS encoding LLM class flavin-dependent oxidoreductase: MSGQNRSPEFGFFPTPLAAGQLDLLHQVQLAEQVGIDLVGIQDHPYQWKYLDTFTLLPWLAGQTEHIRFFPDVAHLPLRPPAMLAKSVASLDVLSGGRIELGLGAGAYPESSQAMGAEARSPAEAIAALQEAIGIVRQFWRSPQPPIHHHGDAFQLRGVKAGPPPVHDISIWVGGDGPRMLRLIAGTADGWISPGTRHLSKDELLAKQADMDRYVVESGRDPSAIRRITDVSGVITDGPASGWLHGPLDHWVTELEDLIAERFDTFIFWPDDSSDEQIHAFSEVAMKLRRK; encoded by the coding sequence GTGAGCGGCCAGAACCGCTCGCCGGAGTTCGGCTTCTTCCCGACGCCCCTCGCTGCCGGCCAGCTGGACCTACTACATCAGGTCCAGCTGGCCGAGCAGGTCGGCATTGATCTGGTCGGAATTCAGGACCACCCTTACCAGTGGAAGTACCTCGATACGTTCACACTGTTGCCTTGGCTGGCGGGCCAGACCGAGCACATCCGGTTCTTCCCCGATGTCGCCCACCTTCCGTTGCGGCCACCAGCCATGCTTGCCAAGTCGGTCGCTTCACTTGATGTTCTCAGCGGCGGACGGATCGAGCTGGGTCTTGGCGCAGGTGCCTATCCAGAGTCCAGCCAGGCCATGGGAGCGGAAGCGCGATCACCGGCCGAAGCGATCGCGGCTCTGCAGGAAGCGATCGGAATCGTGCGTCAGTTCTGGCGATCACCCCAACCCCCTATCCATCACCATGGCGATGCCTTCCAGCTCCGCGGAGTCAAAGCGGGCCCGCCTCCCGTCCACGACATCAGCATCTGGGTGGGTGGTGACGGGCCGAGGATGCTGCGGCTGATAGCCGGCACGGCGGACGGCTGGATCTCGCCGGGAACGCGGCATCTCTCCAAGGACGAGTTGCTGGCCAAGCAGGCAGACATGGACCGCTACGTCGTGGAATCGGGCAGGGACCCGTCGGCGATCCGACGCATCACCGATGTCAGCGGAGTCATCACGGACGGACCGGCCAGCGGGTGGCTGCATGGGCCACTCGACCATTGGGTCACCGAGCTCGAAGACCTCATCGCCGAACGCTTTGACACGTTCATCTTCTGGCCCGACGACAGCTCCGATGAGCAGATCCACGCCTTCTCCGAGGTGGCCATGAAGCTGCGGAGGAAATGA
- a CDS encoding BTAD domain-containing putative transcriptional regulator has product MRFGVLGPLVVWPSDGSLVSIPGVKVRALLIALLVNEGRPVSADRLINYLWPDNPPGNASGSLHSQVSRLRRALRQAEPGARDLVESGKLGYRLNAAPDAIDARRFESLVAQARARHDARGRITFLTQALALWRGPALGDVADMEFARGSIVRLDEQRLVALEDLAEARLELGEYALLVGEIGDLVAQYPLRERLRAAQLRALYGSGRQTEALESYERHRHHLWDELGLDPSTELVQLHQAILRQDPELVQRSPLVTSTTRPTNLPVSISTEPDGGLIGRTAAIADVRALLDSARLVTLTGPGGVGKTRLAIEVARATGDMCADGTWIVEMGSPESHATTLADGVTSIATLVAAAVGIREDSVMGVAPGADPPGVIDRLVAALRPKQVLLVMDNCEHVIEPVTHLAERLLESAPGLRILVTSQEPVGLSGEVVFRVPPLDLPPSGARLDQLSQAGAVRLFVTRAAAAASGFTLSAGNAEAVTEICRRLDGIPLALELAASRIRTLDVHELASRLDDRFKLLAAGHRTAPQRQRTLRAMIDWSWELLSPDERTVLQRLAVHTGGCTLEAAEDICAGGRIAAADVVDLLGRLVDRSLVAVYDDGGGRRYQLLESVAAYCLQKLDNAGESESVRRRHAAYYADLAERTAPLLRGHGQRDALRCLDHESANLRSALETTVQLSSADMALRLVNSLAWYWFLRGRHQEARRCFTRALSVPSPDGIVDASRAEALTWLAGVAFTDYQDDPVARRNSVFRLYEQLDDPAGLARAQWLCAFTMPGSGHTVVGEELVSGALAGFRKLGDRWGIAAALFTRAEHALVAGDLAGARRDSETSLRLFDELGDRWGRLHPTRWLGVLAEIAGHHDEAARLHRDALRSAEDMELWPAVSTQLANLGRIALLVGDLAEAEEYHQRAHRLAEELSDSAAAAFAAIGLALGARRAGKLDLAEQRLSELLEWHRRTDLHAGTALILAEMGFVAEQRGDAASARTVHTEGLAVARKTRDSRAVALALEGLAGASTLVGDHDHAARLLGAAAAARDSVDAPLPPGERGDVDRITHRAQTALGENTFGTEFALGGQMGIDELP; this is encoded by the coding sequence ATGAGGTTCGGGGTGCTCGGGCCGTTGGTGGTGTGGCCGTCCGATGGAAGCTTGGTGTCCATACCCGGAGTGAAGGTCCGGGCGTTGCTCATCGCTCTGCTCGTCAATGAGGGCCGACCGGTCTCGGCAGACCGGTTGATCAACTACCTCTGGCCCGACAACCCGCCCGGCAACGCTTCCGGCTCTCTCCATTCCCAGGTGTCGAGGCTGCGACGAGCCCTCCGCCAGGCGGAACCCGGTGCCCGCGATCTCGTCGAGTCCGGGAAGTTGGGATACCGGCTAAACGCCGCGCCCGATGCCATCGACGCACGACGGTTCGAGTCACTCGTCGCACAAGCGCGCGCCAGGCACGACGCCCGCGGGCGCATCACGTTTCTGACGCAGGCGCTGGCATTGTGGCGTGGCCCGGCCCTCGGCGATGTCGCCGACATGGAATTCGCACGAGGTTCGATCGTCCGGTTGGATGAGCAGCGACTAGTTGCGCTCGAGGATTTGGCCGAGGCCCGCCTGGAGCTGGGGGAGTATGCGCTGCTCGTCGGTGAGATCGGCGATTTGGTCGCCCAGTATCCCCTCCGCGAGCGGTTGCGTGCGGCGCAGTTGCGTGCCTTGTACGGCTCGGGCCGGCAAACCGAGGCCCTGGAGAGCTACGAACGGCATCGGCACCATTTGTGGGACGAGCTAGGACTCGATCCCAGCACCGAACTCGTCCAGCTCCACCAGGCGATCCTGCGCCAGGATCCCGAGCTGGTGCAACGTTCACCGCTGGTCACTTCCACCACGCGCCCCACCAACCTCCCCGTTTCGATATCCACGGAGCCCGACGGCGGACTGATCGGCAGGACGGCGGCGATCGCCGACGTGCGTGCGCTCCTGGACTCGGCCCGCCTGGTCACATTGACCGGCCCCGGCGGGGTGGGCAAAACCCGCCTGGCTATCGAAGTGGCCCGGGCCACCGGCGACATGTGCGCCGACGGTACCTGGATCGTCGAGATGGGCAGCCCGGAATCACACGCAACCACGCTGGCTGACGGGGTCACCTCGATCGCGACACTCGTGGCGGCCGCCGTCGGGATCCGTGAGGACTCCGTGATGGGTGTCGCACCCGGCGCCGATCCCCCCGGGGTGATCGACCGGCTTGTCGCCGCCCTTCGCCCCAAGCAGGTGCTGCTCGTCATGGACAACTGCGAGCATGTCATCGAGCCGGTGACGCACCTGGCCGAGCGGCTATTGGAGTCCGCACCCGGGCTCCGGATACTGGTGACCAGTCAAGAGCCGGTGGGGTTGTCCGGCGAGGTAGTCTTCCGTGTTCCGCCACTGGACCTGCCCCCTTCCGGTGCTCGGCTGGATCAGCTGTCGCAGGCCGGGGCCGTTCGGCTGTTTGTCACCCGAGCCGCGGCAGCGGCATCCGGATTCACATTGTCTGCGGGCAACGCCGAGGCCGTGACCGAGATCTGTCGCCGACTGGACGGTATCCCGCTGGCGCTCGAACTCGCGGCGAGCCGGATCCGGACACTCGACGTGCACGAGCTAGCGTCCCGGCTCGACGACCGCTTCAAGCTGCTCGCCGCTGGACACCGCACAGCACCACAACGGCAACGCACACTCCGGGCGATGATCGACTGGAGCTGGGAGTTGTTGTCGCCGGACGAACGAACGGTGCTGCAACGGCTGGCCGTCCATACTGGCGGATGCACCTTGGAGGCAGCGGAGGACATCTGCGCCGGTGGTCGAATCGCCGCTGCTGACGTCGTCGACCTGCTTGGACGTTTGGTCGACCGGTCGCTGGTCGCGGTCTATGACGACGGAGGCGGCCGCAGATATCAACTCCTCGAATCCGTGGCGGCGTACTGCCTGCAAAAGCTGGACAACGCGGGCGAGTCAGAATCTGTTCGCCGCCGACACGCCGCCTACTATGCCGACTTAGCCGAACGGACCGCCCCGCTCCTGCGCGGACACGGACAGCGGGATGCGCTGCGATGCCTGGACCACGAATCCGCCAACCTGCGCAGCGCGCTGGAGACCACGGTTCAGCTGAGCTCCGCGGACATGGCACTCCGCCTCGTCAACTCGCTGGCCTGGTACTGGTTCCTTCGCGGCCGGCACCAAGAAGCACGCCGCTGTTTCACTCGGGCGCTGTCAGTGCCATCCCCCGACGGCATCGTCGACGCCTCACGCGCCGAGGCACTGACGTGGCTGGCCGGCGTCGCGTTCACCGATTACCAAGACGACCCCGTAGCCCGGCGCAACAGCGTCTTCAGGCTCTACGAACAGCTGGATGATCCGGCCGGCCTAGCGCGCGCACAGTGGCTGTGTGCGTTCACCATGCCGGGCTCGGGTCATACGGTGGTGGGTGAAGAGTTGGTGTCCGGTGCCTTGGCCGGCTTCCGAAAGCTCGGAGACCGATGGGGCATCGCCGCGGCGCTGTTCACTCGCGCCGAGCATGCTCTGGTTGCAGGAGATCTGGCGGGCGCCAGACGCGACAGCGAGACGTCGCTCAGGCTCTTCGACGAGCTCGGCGATCGCTGGGGCCGGTTGCATCCGACGCGCTGGCTGGGCGTATTGGCCGAGATCGCCGGTCACCACGACGAAGCCGCCCGTCTGCACCGGGACGCGCTGCGCAGCGCGGAAGACATGGAGCTGTGGCCCGCCGTGTCAACTCAGCTCGCCAACCTCGGCAGGATCGCGTTACTCGTCGGCGACCTGGCCGAGGCCGAGGAATATCACCAGCGTGCACACCGCCTGGCCGAAGAATTGTCGGACAGCGCAGCCGCCGCTTTCGCCGCCATTGGCCTGGCTCTAGGTGCCCGGCGCGCGGGCAAGCTCGACCTCGCGGAACAACGGCTGAGCGAGCTGCTCGAATGGCACCGCCGGACGGACCTTCATGCCGGCACCGCATTGATCCTCGCCGAAATGGGGTTCGTCGCCGAGCAGCGCGGTGATGCCGCGTCGGCCCGTACCGTGCACACAGAAGGACTGGCAGTGGCACGCAAGACGAGGGACTCACGCGCCGTGGCGCTGGCTCTCGAAGGGCTCGCTGGCGCCTCCACCCTGGTCGGCGATCACGATCATGCGGCAAGACTGCTAGGTGCCGCGGCCGCAGCCCGGGATTCCGTGGACGCACCGTTGCCGCCCGGCGAGCGTGGCGACGTCGACCGGATCACGCACCGCGCGCAAACCGCGCTCGGTGAGAACACCTTCGGCACCGAGTTCGCACTCGGCGGCCAGATGGGAATCGACGAACTCCCGTAA
- a CDS encoding helix-turn-helix domain-containing protein yields MPDPGVKDLGEDKPQPKPLLRTALGDVLRRTRLEQGRILADVARSAKISMPYLSEVERGRKEVSSEVLAAICDSLKIELPDLLSEVRRDLDADRQVSSVVRLDAFRSRRASSRVRPTPEARFLLAA; encoded by the coding sequence ATGCCGGATCCAGGTGTGAAGGACCTCGGTGAAGACAAACCGCAGCCGAAGCCGTTGCTTCGAACCGCACTCGGAGACGTTCTGCGCCGCACCAGACTCGAGCAGGGCCGGATCCTGGCCGACGTAGCACGCTCGGCGAAGATCTCGATGCCGTATCTGTCGGAGGTCGAACGAGGCCGCAAGGAAGTCTCGTCCGAGGTCTTGGCTGCCATCTGCGATTCCCTGAAGATCGAACTTCCCGACCTGTTGTCCGAAGTCCGTCGTGACCTGGATGCTGATCGTCAGGTGTCGTCGGTAGTACGCCTGGATGCCTTCCGGAGTCGCCGCGCCTCGTCGCGAGTACGTCCTACCCCCGAAGCCCGGTTCCTGCTGGCTGCCTGA
- a CDS encoding ATP-dependent Clp protease proteolytic subunit produces the protein MSQYTIPTVIEKTATGERAFDIYSRLLSERIVFLGTEIDDGVANVVMAQLLHLESASPELEIGLYINSPGGSFSALTAIYDTMQFIRSDVATFCMGQASSAAAVLLAAGTPGKRSVLKHAKVNLHQPSSQARGTLPDLAIQAKELARLRTEMEEILSLHTGHSADKIRTDTDRSKTFSAREAVEYGLADHVIQARPMPAAARVKAW, from the coding sequence ATGAGCCAGTACACGATACCCACGGTGATAGAGAAGACAGCGACCGGAGAGCGTGCCTTCGACATCTACTCCAGACTGCTGTCGGAACGGATCGTCTTTCTCGGCACTGAGATCGACGACGGAGTGGCCAACGTGGTGATGGCCCAGCTGCTCCACCTGGAATCCGCCAGTCCCGAACTCGAGATCGGCCTCTACATCAACTCACCCGGCGGTTCGTTCAGCGCGCTGACCGCGATCTACGACACGATGCAATTCATCAGGTCGGATGTCGCCACCTTCTGCATGGGGCAAGCGTCGTCCGCGGCGGCGGTACTCCTCGCGGCCGGGACCCCCGGGAAACGTTCGGTGTTGAAGCACGCCAAGGTGAATCTGCATCAGCCCTCCAGTCAGGCGCGCGGCACCCTGCCAGATCTGGCGATCCAGGCCAAGGAGCTGGCCCGGCTCCGTACCGAGATGGAAGAGATCCTCAGCCTGCACACCGGCCATTCGGCCGACAAGATCCGCACCGATACCGATCGGAGCAAGACCTTCAGTGCCCGCGAAGCCGTGGAGTACGGCCTGGCGGACCACGTGATCCAAGCCCGTCCGATGCCGGCCGCCGCACGAGTCAAGGCATGGTGA